A genomic region of bacterium 336/3 contains the following coding sequences:
- a CDS encoding Clp protease ClpS yields MSTKTLTKPTVEEDIALDELDAKEHELVVFNDDFNTFDHVIETLIKVCKHTPEQAEQCTWLIHYKGKCTVKFGSFDDLVPMRQGICERGISAEIF; encoded by the coding sequence ATGAGTACCAAAACACTGACAAAGCCTACTGTAGAGGAAGATATAGCCTTAGATGAGTTAGATGCTAAAGAACATGAATTGGTGGTATTTAATGATGATTTTAATACCTTCGATCATGTGATAGAGACACTTATCAAGGTTTGCAAACATACTCCCGAACAAGCAGAGCAATGTACATGGCTGATTCATTATAAAGGCAAATGTACAGTAAAATTTGGAAGTTTTGATGACCTCGTACCCATGCGTCAAGGTATCTGCGAAAGAGGTATTTCTGCTGAAATTTTTTAG
- a CDS encoding succinate--CoA ligase: MAVLVNKNSRVIVQGFTGSEGTFHAQQMIEYGTNVVGGVTPGKGGQKHLERDVFNTVKEAVEQAGANVSIIFVPPAFAADAIMEAADAGIEVIICITEGIPVKDMMYAKEYLKGKKSRLIGPNCPGVITPGEAKVGIMPGFVFKQGRIGIVSKSGTLTYEAADQIAKAGLGVSTAIGIGGDPIIGTPTKDAVELLMNDPDTDAIVMIGEIGGNYEAVASEYIKSTGNKKPVVGFIAGQTAPKGRRMGHAGAIVGGKDDTAQAKMEIMESCGIHVVHSPADIGATILKALGK; the protein is encoded by the coding sequence ATGGCTGTTTTAGTGAATAAAAATTCTCGTGTAATAGTGCAGGGTTTTACAGGGTCTGAGGGGACTTTCCATGCCCAGCAAATGATTGAATATGGAACAAATGTAGTAGGAGGTGTTACTCCAGGAAAGGGTGGACAAAAACACTTAGAACGTGATGTATTCAATACTGTAAAAGAAGCTGTAGAACAAGCTGGAGCAAATGTATCTATTATTTTTGTACCACCAGCATTTGCAGCAGATGCAATTATGGAAGCAGCAGACGCAGGAATAGAGGTAATTATATGTATTACAGAAGGTATTCCTGTAAAAGATATGATGTATGCAAAAGAATACTTAAAAGGAAAAAAATCTCGTTTAATTGGACCTAATTGCCCAGGTGTAATTACCCCAGGTGAGGCAAAAGTAGGTATTATGCCTGGTTTCGTCTTCAAACAAGGTAGAATAGGTATTGTATCTAAATCTGGTACACTTACTTATGAAGCTGCTGACCAAATAGCAAAAGCTGGTTTAGGCGTTTCTACTGCAATTGGTATTGGTGGCGATCCTATCATTGGAACACCTACAAAAGATGCAGTAGAATTACTAATGAATGACCCTGATACAGATGCTATTGTGATGATTGGTGAAATTGGTGGAAATTATGAGGCTGTAGCTTCAGAATATATTAAATCTACAGGCAATAAAAAACCTGTGGTGGGTTTCATAGCAGGACAAACAGCTCCCAAAGGAAGAAGAATGGGGCATGCTGGTGCAATTGTAGGTGGAAAAGATGATACTGCCCAAGCCAAAATGGAAATTATGGAAAGCTGTGGTATTCATGTTGTTCATTCTCCTGCTGATATAGGAGCTACAATTTTGAAAGCTTTGGGTAAATAA
- a CDS encoding porphobilinogen deaminase gives MLKKLKIGTRSSKLALWQAYYIEERLKKAGFETEIIHIETKGDKILDRSLSKIGSKGVFTEELEEQLRTGDIHLAVHSAKDLPSEMPKDLEIIAFTEREKVNDVLISFKKGVSLQDNIVVGTSSTRRVATLKHFYPHIQTVEMRGNLQTRMQKLENGACDAIILAYAGVHRMSYDEHIVEYLPTHIFTPAAGQGSVAIQVSETLDKETKNVIQNTLNHTETSYCLQAERAFLHTLQGGCSVPVFALATVQEQTLYLSGGVISLDGVQFIQKEINASIEKGIELGNSLAEEILALGGKEILEAIKR, from the coding sequence ATGTTAAAAAAATTAAAAATAGGCACAAGAAGCAGTAAATTGGCTTTATGGCAAGCATATTATATAGAAGAAAGATTAAAAAAAGCAGGATTTGAAACTGAAATTATACACATAGAAACAAAAGGAGATAAAATCTTAGATCGTTCTTTGTCTAAGATAGGTAGTAAAGGGGTTTTTACAGAAGAATTGGAAGAGCAACTCAGAACAGGAGATATTCACTTGGCTGTACATAGTGCTAAAGATTTACCCTCAGAGATGCCCAAAGATTTAGAAATTATTGCTTTTACTGAAAGAGAAAAAGTAAATGATGTTCTGATTAGTTTCAAAAAAGGGGTTTCTTTACAAGATAATATTGTTGTTGGGACTTCTTCTACAAGACGAGTAGCTACTCTCAAACATTTTTATCCACATATCCAAACAGTAGAAATGCGTGGAAACTTACAAACACGTATGCAAAAGCTAGAGAATGGAGCTTGTGATGCTATTATTTTGGCTTATGCAGGTGTACACAGAATGAGTTATGATGAGCATATTGTAGAATATTTGCCTACTCATATTTTTACTCCTGCTGCAGGGCAAGGTAGTGTAGCTATACAAGTTTCAGAGACTTTGGATAAGGAAACAAAAAATGTTATTCAAAACACACTCAATCATACTGAAACATCTTATTGTTTACAAGCTGAAAGAGCTTTTTTACATACTTTACAAGGAGGATGCAGTGTACCTGTGTTTGCTTTGGCTACTGTTCAAGAACAAACACTTTATTTAAGCGGTGGGGTTATCAGTTTGGATGGTGTTCAATTCATTCAAAAAGAAATAAATGCCTCTATAGAAAAAGGAATAGAATTGGGAAATAGTTTAGCTGAAGAAATTTTAGCTTTGGGTGGAAAAGAAATTTTAGAAGCCATTAAGCGATAG
- a CDS encoding glycosyl transferase yields the protein MKVTGVSFIRNAIKYDYPIVEAILSVLPICDEFVIAVGNSDDNTLNLIQNIDPHKIKIIQTTWDDSLREGGRVLADETNKALQAVSENTDWIFYIQGDEVVHERYLSTIKNAMQENLNRPNIDGLLFKYLHFYGSYDYVGNSYQWYRREIRVIRNDKSIYSYKDAQGFRKDNDRKLNVCLIDAYIYHYGWVKEPKAMQQKQENFNKYWHDDNWMNQNVPKKADFDYSQIDMLEKFTETHPQVMQKRIEQKNWHFDRDLSYNKLKFKDKLKKIVEKLTGGYIIGEYKNYVLKK from the coding sequence ATGAAAGTAACAGGAGTCTCTTTTATTAGAAATGCTATCAAATATGATTATCCTATTGTAGAAGCAATATTGTCTGTTTTACCCATTTGCGATGAATTTGTGATAGCTGTTGGAAACTCTGATGATAATACCTTGAATCTTATACAAAACATTGATCCTCATAAAATTAAAATTATACAAACTACATGGGATGACAGTCTTAGAGAAGGTGGGCGAGTACTTGCAGATGAGACTAATAAGGCATTACAAGCTGTTTCTGAAAACACAGATTGGATTTTTTATATACAAGGAGATGAGGTAGTACATGAACGTTACTTATCGACTATCAAAAATGCTATGCAAGAAAACCTAAACAGGCCCAATATTGATGGCTTACTTTTTAAATACTTACATTTTTATGGTTCCTATGATTATGTGGGAAATTCGTATCAATGGTATCGAAGAGAAATAAGAGTGATTCGAAATGATAAAAGCATTTATTCTTATAAAGATGCTCAAGGTTTTAGAAAAGATAATGATAGGAAATTAAATGTATGTCTGATAGATGCTTATATCTATCATTATGGATGGGTAAAAGAGCCGAAAGCCATGCAACAAAAGCAAGAAAACTTCAATAAATACTGGCATGATGATAATTGGATGAATCAGAATGTTCCTAAAAAAGCTGATTTTGATTATAGTCAGATAGACATGCTCGAAAAATTTACAGAAACCCATCCTCAAGTGATGCAAAAGCGTATTGAACAAAAAAACTGGCATTTTGATAGAGATTTGAGCTATAATAAGCTCAAATTCAAGGATAAATTGAAAAAAATTGTCGAAAAATTAACAGGAGGATACATTATTGGAGAGTATAAAAATTATGTTTTAAAAAAGTAA
- a CDS encoding ABC transporter permease — MIQQEEDQWSEEITPKNKWFDIRLNELWKYKDLVGLFVYRDFVSVYKQTILGPLWHIIQPLFTTLVFSIVFGSIAQINTDGIPHFLFYLCSITIWNYFANSINSTSNVFVTNASVFGKVYFPRLTVPVANVISGFMAFGIQFLLFLGVYLYFFLSGSQSFVPNLWVLAVPVFAFNMALLGLGFGIIVSSLTTKYRDLTYAIGFGVQLMMYVSGVIHPLSYISEEKRFWMMLNPISTVIEGFRYAFFGKGIFEASMLFYSLGVSFIIFIIGVALFHKVEKGFMDTV, encoded by the coding sequence ATGATACAGCAAGAAGAAGACCAGTGGTCAGAAGAAATTACCCCTAAAAACAAATGGTTTGATATTCGTTTAAATGAACTTTGGAAATATAAAGATTTAGTGGGTTTATTTGTTTATCGAGATTTTGTTTCTGTTTATAAACAGACCATTTTAGGTCCACTTTGGCATATTATTCAACCTTTATTTACAACACTTGTATTTTCTATTGTATTTGGGAGTATTGCTCAAATCAATACAGATGGTATTCCACATTTTTTATTTTACTTGTGTAGTATTACTATTTGGAACTATTTTGCAAATTCTATCAACAGTACATCCAATGTATTTGTAACCAATGCATCTGTTTTTGGTAAAGTATATTTTCCTCGTCTTACTGTACCAGTAGCCAATGTTATTTCAGGTTTTATGGCATTTGGTATTCAGTTTCTATTATTTTTAGGTGTTTACCTTTACTTCTTTTTATCTGGAAGTCAAAGTTTTGTACCTAACTTATGGGTATTAGCTGTTCCTGTTTTTGCATTTAATATGGCTTTATTAGGTTTAGGCTTTGGAATTATTGTTTCATCATTAACTACCAAATATAGAGATTTGACTTATGCTATTGGATTTGGGGTACAACTAATGATGTATGTCTCAGGTGTTATTCATCCATTATCCTACATTTCTGAAGAAAAACGTTTTTGGATGATGTTAAACCCTATTTCTACTGTCATAGAAGGATTTAGGTATGCTTTTTTTGGTAAAGGAATTTTTGAAGCTTCAATGCTTTTTTATAGTTTGGGAGTTAGTTTTATCATTTTTATCATAGGAGTTGCTTTATTTCATAAAGTAGAAAAAGGTTTTATGGATACAGTTTAG
- a CDS encoding acyl-CoA dehydrogenase → MKSLYFKEEHTLFRNSVRQFMEKEVVPHIEIWENERKIPKEIFRKMGKQGYLGLNFPDAYGGVNADFWYSVIFLEEIAKVGIGGFPTAVSVHQFMAINHIFKTGSDFLKEKYLRPAIQGEKIAALGVSEAGAGSDVSALRTKAVKDGDFYIINGSKTFITNGTYGDFITLAVSTSPENKAGGISLIVVDLDSEGITRTKLNKMGWHSSDTAEISFDNVKVPIENLIGIENFGFYYIMESFQLERLVAGIMAVASSQWVLDQTIQYMHEREAFGKKIAKYQALRHTIADLATEIEAARQLVYHTCWLQAEGEVAVKQCSMIKLYCAELANKVVDKCLQIFGGYGYMEDYFICRAYRDSRVGTIAGGTSEIMREIISKMVIDDVDYKPIYKGK, encoded by the coding sequence ATGAAGTCTTTGTATTTTAAAGAAGAACACACTTTGTTTAGGAATAGTGTTCGCCAGTTTATGGAAAAAGAGGTAGTTCCTCATATAGAAATATGGGAAAATGAGCGAAAAATCCCGAAAGAAATTTTCAGAAAAATGGGTAAACAAGGCTATTTGGGACTAAACTTCCCTGATGCTTATGGTGGTGTCAATGCAGATTTTTGGTATTCAGTTATTTTTCTTGAAGAGATTGCCAAAGTAGGAATTGGAGGTTTCCCAACTGCTGTGAGTGTGCATCAGTTTATGGCTATCAATCATATTTTTAAGACTGGCAGTGATTTTTTAAAAGAAAAATATTTACGTCCTGCTATTCAAGGTGAAAAAATAGCAGCTTTGGGTGTGAGTGAGGCTGGAGCAGGCTCCGATGTATCAGCACTGAGAACAAAAGCTGTGAAAGATGGTGATTTTTATATCATTAATGGTTCTAAAACATTCATTACCAATGGAACTTATGGTGATTTTATCACTTTGGCTGTTTCTACAAGTCCTGAAAATAAGGCTGGTGGTATCAGTTTGATAGTTGTAGATTTGGATAGTGAGGGTATTACACGTACTAAGCTCAACAAAATGGGCTGGCATAGTTCTGATACAGCAGAAATTAGTTTTGACAATGTGAAAGTTCCTATTGAAAACTTGATTGGTATAGAAAATTTTGGGTTTTATTATATTATGGAGAGTTTCCAACTTGAGCGTTTGGTAGCAGGTATTATGGCTGTTGCTAGCTCTCAATGGGTATTAGATCAAACTATCCAGTATATGCATGAACGAGAAGCATTTGGTAAAAAAATAGCTAAATATCAAGCTCTTAGACATACAATTGCAGATTTAGCAACTGAAATAGAAGCAGCCAGACAACTTGTTTATCATACTTGTTGGTTACAAGCGGAAGGAGAAGTAGCTGTTAAACAATGTTCTATGATAAAACTGTATTGTGCTGAGCTTGCTAATAAAGTAGTAGACAAGTGCCTGCAAATCTTTGGAGGTTATGGTTATATGGAAGACTATTTTATATGTAGAGCTTACAGAGACTCAAGAGTAGGTACAATAGCTGGCGGTACCTCAGAAATTATGAGAGAAATTATTTCTAAAATGGTAATTGATGATGTTGATTACAAGCCTATTTATAAAGGTAAATAA
- a CDS encoding 4-hydroxyphenylpyruvate dioxygenase, which yields MQDFLPILGTDHIEFYVGNAKQAAYYYQSAFGYQLIAYAGPETGVRNKASYVLQQDKIRLVLTTSLDPNSEISEHVKKHGDGVKVLALWVDDAEKSYYETMSRGAKSAFEPKKITDEYGEVVMSAIYTYGETIHTFVERKNYKGVFIPGFAPAKSTMKIEPIGLKYVDHCVGNVELGKMNEWVKFYEDVMGFKLLLTFDDKDISTEYSALMSKVVSNGTGYIKFPINEPAEGKKKSQIEEYLDFYYGAGVQHIAVATDDIIHTVSELRRRGVEFLYIPDNYYESLYDRVGMIDEDVKKLKDLNILVDRDNEGYLLQIFTKPVEDRPTLFYEIIQRKGATSFGKGNFKALFESIEREQELRGNL from the coding sequence ATGCAAGATTTTCTTCCAATTCTTGGTACAGACCATATAGAATTTTATGTAGGAAATGCTAAACAAGCAGCTTACTATTATCAGTCTGCGTTTGGTTATCAACTCATTGCTTATGCAGGTCCTGAAACAGGAGTAAGAAACAAAGCGTCTTATGTATTACAACAAGATAAAATTCGCTTAGTTCTGACTACCTCACTTGACCCTAATAGCGAAATCTCTGAACATGTAAAAAAACATGGAGATGGCGTAAAAGTACTTGCTTTATGGGTTGATGATGCTGAAAAATCGTATTATGAAACCATGAGTAGAGGAGCCAAGTCTGCATTTGAACCCAAAAAAATAACAGATGAATATGGCGAAGTTGTAATGTCTGCAATTTATACTTATGGAGAAACTATTCATACATTTGTAGAGCGTAAAAACTATAAAGGGGTTTTTATACCAGGTTTTGCACCTGCTAAAAGTACAATGAAAATAGAACCTATTGGTTTGAAATACGTTGACCACTGTGTCGGAAATGTAGAGCTTGGTAAAATGAATGAGTGGGTGAAGTTCTATGAAGATGTGATGGGCTTTAAACTGCTTTTAACGTTTGATGATAAAGATATTTCCACAGAATACTCTGCCTTGATGTCGAAGGTAGTTTCAAATGGTACAGGTTATATTAAATTCCCTATCAATGAACCTGCTGAAGGTAAGAAAAAATCACAGATAGAAGAGTATTTAGATTTTTATTATGGAGCGGGTGTTCAGCACATTGCAGTAGCAACAGATGATATTATTCATACAGTCAGCGAGTTGAGAAGAAGAGGAGTAGAATTCTTGTATATACCTGATAATTACTATGAAAGTTTGTATGATAGAGTAGGAATGATAGATGAAGATGTAAAAAAACTTAAGGATTTGAATATTTTGGTTGATAGAGATAATGAAGGATATTTATTACAAATTTTTACAAAACCTGTAGAAGATAGACCTACATTATTTTATGAGATTATTCAGCGTAAAGGAGCTACCTCATTTGGTAAGGGTAATTTTAAAGCATTGTTTGAATCAATCGAAAGAGAACAAGAGCTAAGAGGTAACTTATAA
- a CDS encoding UDP-N-acetylmuramate--alanine ligase: MNLKDFEKVYFLGIGGIGMSALARWFQAQGYEVSGYDKTPSQLTTQLQEEGMSIVFDETPNLIPSNFLRENTLVVFTPAVPTEHLGWQYFKKNDFKILKRAEALGLITQDNFTIAIAGTHGKTTTSSIVAHLLHYAQKPVTAFVGGITQNYATNLLLSKDKEALIVVEADEYDRSFLTLHPDIAIITSTDADHLDIYQNSNAVKESFEMFVRKIKENGKLFIKSSLNLKIENQIEVRNFGLQQCDYYAQNIRIQEGNFIFDVQTPTQVISNITLGVPGYHNILNALAALSVAESIGIEGSSIKAGLESFKGVKRRFEYILKTPEIIQIDDYAHHPEEIRAFLTAVRMLYPEKHITAIFQPHLYSRTRDFADGFAETLSLADRLILLDIYPAREKPIEGINSQMILGKAQATEKLLCNKGNLTSIIQSLPCEIVVTIGAGDIDSMIMPLKEVLEKKIK; this comes from the coding sequence ATGAATCTTAAAGATTTTGAAAAAGTTTATTTCTTGGGTATTGGAGGGATAGGAATGAGTGCTTTGGCTCGTTGGTTTCAGGCTCAAGGATATGAAGTATCTGGTTATGATAAAACCCCTTCGCAACTTACAACACAATTGCAAGAGGAAGGAATGTCTATTGTATTTGATGAAACTCCAAATCTGATACCTTCCAATTTTTTGCGTGAAAATACTTTAGTTGTTTTCACACCTGCTGTTCCAACAGAACACTTGGGTTGGCAATATTTTAAGAAAAATGATTTTAAGATATTGAAAAGAGCAGAAGCTCTTGGACTCATCACACAAGATAATTTTACGATTGCGATTGCAGGAACACATGGGAAAACAACGACATCATCTATAGTAGCCCATCTGTTGCATTATGCTCAAAAACCTGTAACAGCTTTTGTAGGTGGTATTACGCAAAATTATGCAACGAACTTACTCCTGAGCAAAGATAAAGAAGCTTTAATTGTGGTAGAAGCAGATGAGTATGATAGGTCATTTCTAACACTTCACCCAGATATTGCTATCATCACTTCAACTGATGCTGATCATTTGGATATTTATCAAAATTCAAATGCCGTTAAAGAATCTTTTGAAATGTTTGTGAGAAAAATTAAAGAAAATGGCAAGCTTTTTATCAAATCCTCATTGAATTTGAAAATTGAAAATCAGATAGAAGTACGGAATTTTGGATTGCAACAATGTGATTATTATGCTCAAAATATAAGAATCCAAGAAGGTAACTTTATTTTTGATGTTCAAACGCCTACCCAAGTCATCTCAAATATTACTTTAGGTGTTCCTGGGTATCATAATATTCTAAATGCTTTAGCAGCATTATCTGTTGCTGAGAGTATAGGTATAGAAGGATCTTCAATAAAAGCTGGTTTAGAGAGTTTTAAAGGTGTAAAAAGACGTTTTGAGTATATTTTGAAAACGCCTGAAATTATCCAAATAGATGATTATGCTCATCATCCTGAAGAAATACGAGCATTTTTGACAGCGGTGAGAATGTTGTATCCTGAAAAGCACATCACAGCTATTTTTCAGCCTCATTTGTACTCAAGAACAAGAGATTTTGCGGATGGATTTGCTGAAACATTATCTTTGGCAGACAGACTAATTTTATTGGATATTTACCCTGCTCGTGAAAAACCCATAGAAGGGATAAACTCTCAAATGATTTTAGGAAAGGCTCAAGCTACCGAGAAATTACTTTGTAACAAGGGAAATTTAACATCTATTATTCAATCATTGCCTTGCGAAATTGTGGTAACGATTGGAGCGGGGGATATAGATAGTATGATAATGCCTTTAAAAGAAGTTTTAGAGAAAAAAATTAAATAA
- a CDS encoding elongation factor P: protein MAKASDVSRGNFIRYDGELMQVVEVLHRTPGNLRAFYQMKLRNIKNGKLAENRFRPDETVEIVRVELKEMMYSYREGKSLVCMDNETFEQAYIDEVAFGEGLQFLKEGIVVKVSFDDTNNAISVELPASVELLVTYAEPGVKGDTATKTLKPATLETGATISVPLFVNEGELIKVNTTTGEYMERVK, encoded by the coding sequence ATGGCAAAGGCATCTGATGTTTCAAGAGGAAATTTTATTCGTTATGATGGAGAATTGATGCAAGTTGTGGAAGTATTACACCGTACACCTGGCAACTTGAGAGCATTCTACCAAATGAAATTAAGAAATATTAAAAATGGTAAATTGGCAGAAAATCGTTTCCGCCCTGACGAAACTGTAGAGATTGTTCGTGTAGAATTAAAAGAAATGATGTATTCATACAGAGAAGGGAAAAGTCTTGTTTGTATGGATAACGAAACTTTTGAACAAGCGTATATTGATGAAGTAGCTTTTGGAGAAGGTCTGCAATTTTTGAAAGAAGGTATTGTAGTGAAGGTAAGCTTTGATGATACTAATAATGCTATTTCTGTAGAATTACCTGCATCCGTTGAACTTCTAGTTACTTATGCTGAACCTGGTGTAAAAGGAGATACAGCTACCAAAACACTCAAACCTGCAACCTTAGAAACAGGTGCAACTATTAGTGTTCCTTTATTTGTAAATGAGGGAGAACTTATAAAAGTAAATACCACCACAGGTGAATACATGGAAAGAGTAAAATAA
- a CDS encoding aminotransferase DegT: MKIPVAKPYLDKEEAQYAYDTILTGWVTQGPKVAEFEEKFATYVGSKYAVAVSNCTTGLHLAMIVAGVQEGDEVICPSLSYIATANCIRYMGARAVFAEVNQAYNLDIEDVKNKITSKTKAILIVHQIGMPADIEAFTSLCKEQNIALIEDAACAAGSSYKGHKIGYYSDLVCFSFHPRKVITTGDGGMITTSREDFYERLKLLRQHGMAINDRVRHESTKVIITDHLELGYNYRMTDIQAAVGIKQLEKLDWIVEERRKIAMQYHEAFKDIDFFMLPIEQEGYFSNYQSYSMYLKENTPILRDELMQKLLDMGIATRSGVMTSHRETAYKGYSTEKLPISEDLCDKSIIIPLYVPMSQEEISFVIESIKSVIKK; the protein is encoded by the coding sequence ATGAAAATACCTGTTGCAAAACCTTATTTAGATAAAGAAGAAGCACAATATGCTTATGATACCATCTTGACAGGATGGGTTACTCAAGGACCTAAAGTTGCTGAATTTGAAGAAAAATTTGCAACTTATGTAGGCTCTAAATATGCTGTGGCTGTTTCTAACTGTACTACAGGTTTACATTTGGCTATGATTGTAGCTGGTGTACAAGAAGGAGATGAGGTGATTTGTCCATCACTATCCTACATTGCTACAGCTAATTGCATTCGTTATATGGGTGCAAGAGCTGTTTTTGCAGAAGTGAATCAAGCATATAATCTTGATATAGAGGATGTAAAAAATAAAATTACATCTAAAACAAAAGCAATCTTAATTGTTCATCAAATAGGTATGCCTGCTGATATAGAGGCTTTTACAAGTCTATGTAAGGAACAAAATATAGCTTTGATAGAAGATGCTGCTTGTGCTGCTGGTTCAAGCTATAAAGGGCATAAAATTGGTTATTATTCTGATTTAGTCTGTTTTTCTTTTCACCCTCGAAAAGTAATTACAACTGGAGATGGAGGAATGATAACTACCTCAAGAGAAGACTTCTATGAAAGATTAAAGTTGCTTCGTCAGCATGGAATGGCTATAAATGACAGAGTTCGTCATGAATCTACAAAAGTAATTATTACAGATCATTTAGAACTGGGTTATAATTATAGAATGACTGATATTCAGGCTGCTGTAGGAATTAAGCAACTTGAAAAACTTGATTGGATTGTAGAAGAACGCAGAAAAATAGCGATGCAATACCATGAGGCATTTAAAGACATAGATTTTTTTATGTTGCCTATTGAACAAGAAGGATATTTTTCTAACTATCAGTCATATTCTATGTATCTCAAAGAAAATACACCTATTTTGAGAGATGAGTTAATGCAAAAACTTTTGGATATGGGAATAGCAACTCGTTCAGGAGTGATGACATCACATAGAGAAACAGCTTATAAGGGGTATTCAACAGAAAAATTGCCCATCTCAGAGGATTTATGTGATAAGAGTATTATTATACCATTATATGTTCCAATGAGTCAGGAGGAAATTAGCTTTGTCATTGAAAGTATAAAATCTGTTATAAAAAAATAA
- a CDS encoding 3-beta hydroxysteroid dehydrogenase, with product MKILVTGGAGFIGSHLVDKLLKEGFSVRVLDNLVNGKLDNLEEAQKNQSFEFIKGDILDKNTCDAVLQEIDYVFHLACLGVRHSIHSPFENHRVNAEGTLNILEASKKVNVKHFFYISTSEIYGKTKQFPITEQAPTAPLTVYGASKLVGEHYVHAYNECYGLKGTVLRIFNNYGPRAHYEGDAGEILPRSIVRVLYNEQPMIFGDGSITRDFFYVKDTAKALFELLKIQQSDKGIILNGETINIGTGVEYTMKFLLEGLLKTMNKEKLGIEYLPDRPADVPRLWVDAKKFYEITKFKSSYTFKEGLKETVEYYQNLMQQKNLIQEVKVENWKN from the coding sequence ATGAAAATATTGGTTACTGGAGGGGCTGGTTTTATAGGCTCTCATTTGGTAGATAAATTATTAAAGGAAGGATTTTCTGTAAGAGTACTAGATAATCTTGTTAATGGAAAATTAGATAATCTTGAAGAGGCTCAAAAAAATCAAAGCTTTGAATTTATCAAAGGAGATATTTTAGATAAAAACACTTGTGATGCTGTTTTACAAGAAATAGATTATGTATTTCACTTAGCTTGTTTAGGAGTAAGACATTCTATTCATAGCCCTTTCGAAAACCACAGAGTCAATGCAGAAGGTACATTGAACATTTTAGAAGCATCCAAAAAAGTGAACGTTAAGCACTTTTTCTATATTTCTACTTCTGAAATTTATGGGAAAACAAAGCAATTTCCTATCACAGAACAAGCACCTACAGCTCCTTTAACAGTATATGGAGCAAGCAAATTGGTTGGCGAACACTATGTTCATGCCTATAATGAATGTTATGGATTGAAAGGTACAGTTTTAAGAATATTCAATAATTATGGGCCAAGAGCTCATTATGAAGGAGATGCAGGAGAAATACTTCCAAGAAGTATTGTGAGAGTTTTATACAATGAACAACCTATGATTTTTGGAGATGGAAGTATCACAAGAGACTTTTTCTATGTAAAAGACACAGCCAAAGCTCTATTTGAATTACTAAAAATACAACAGTCAGATAAAGGAATTATTTTAAACGGAGAAACTATTAATATTGGTACTGGTGTTGAATATACTATGAAATTTTTATTGGAAGGCTTACTCAAAACCATGAATAAAGAAAAATTAGGTATAGAGTATCTACCTGACCGTCCTGCTGATGTTCCTCGTTTGTGGGTAGATGCCAAGAAATTCTACGAAATCACAAAATTTAAATCTTCCTATACTTTTAAAGAAGGTTTGAAAGAAACAGTAGAATATTATCAAAATCTCATGCAACAAAAAAATCTTATACAAGAAGTAAAAGTTGAAAATTGGAAAAACTAA